CCATTCGGGCATGACCGGGGTGCAGACGCTGGTGCCTACCATGCTGGACCATGTGAATGCCGGGAAACTGAGCCTGCAAAGGTTCGTGGACATGACCAGCCACGGGCCTAACCGGCTGTTCGGCATCGCCAACAAGGGGCGGATCGCGGTGGGCTATGACGCCGACCTGACAGTTGTGGACCTCAAGCGCCGCGAGACCATCACCAATGATTGGGTGAAGTCACGAGCCGGCTGGACGCCTTATGACGGGATGACGGTGACCGGCTGGCCGGTGGGCACGGTTGTGCGGGGGAAGACGGTGATGTGGCAGGGCGAACTGGTGACGCCGAGCGTGGGGCAGCCGATGCGGTTTCTGGAGAGTTTGTAGTTTTGGGGGATACTTCCCCTGATAGGGGGAGGAATCCGCGCGGTGGGCTGGACGATATTGCGCCGCGACCACGATCTCCCTTCTCCCCTTGCGGGAGAAGGTGCCCGAAGGGCGGATGAGGGGTAGCATGGGCGAACGCAGGACCCCTCACCCGATTTTTCCGGCTGAACGCCGCAAAAATCACCCTCTCCCGCAAGGGGCGAGGGGTGGCTCCACTCCTGGGGCGGCGTGGAGTTCCGGCTCTCAATCCCCGGCCACGAAGGCCTGCCATTCGCCGTTTTGGCCGACATAGACGCGCCACCAGAACCAGCCGCCGAACTGGTGCATGTCTTCGAGCTGTTCCGGCGTGATCACCCGATAGGCGTCGACGGTCTGCTCGGGCGTCAGGTTTTCGATGTCGGCGAGGGCGAGATAAGGCCAGACATAGTTTGGCGTGTCGCTGGAGGCGCCCAGCACGGCATAGGGCATTTCGAGCAGGTTGCGTAGCAGAGCCAGCATCTGGCGGCCCTCGGGATCGGCTGATTGCTCCTTGAGGTAGGCCACCGGATCGTCGGGCAGGCCGAAGCTGACATTGGGCGGAGTATCCTGCGCGGCGATGATGGCGCGCAGGCTTTCGATATCGCCGGTCTTCGTCGCCTCGATCAGTTGCTCATGCTTGAGGCGCACGGTTTCGGGCAGGGCGCCCAGATCGTCGCTGACCACCATATCGGCATAGGGATCGTAATCGGCTGCATCCTGGGCCAGGGCGGCCGGCATTGAGAGCAGCAGGGCGCTGATGATGGTAACGACGAGGCGCATGGTCGAATCTCCCGGTGACGGATAATCGGACGCTAGCACGGGGTCATGCCGGTTCTGAGGCAGGTCACTACTGCAGGATGCGCTCGAGATTGTATTCGCCGGAGCGAATACGGTCGGGCAGCAGGGCGATGAGGTCGGCAGTGGCGTCGTCGCCATGCATCTTGACGAAGGTGGCGAGCGCCGCGAACAGCGAGGCATGGGCCAGGGCCGCGCTCTGCACGCCATCGTCTTCGGCGCAATTCCAGGCTTCGGCGAGATATTCGAGGGCCAGTTGCCGCTCGCCCTGGTCACGGTCGAAGACGGCGGTGCCGGAGGCGGGTGCGAACATGGTTTTGCTCGTGGTCATGGCATCGGGACTAGCATGGTGGGGGCGGGGTGGCGCGCAGGAAGTAACCCGAAGGTTAACGGAGAGTGCGCACTTGTACGGAGACGTCCTTATGCGGCCTATTCGGCAAAGCGCGTATGGATGTCGCGCGCCGTGGTTTCGGCCTCGACCAACAGCCGGGTCAATGCCTCGCGGGCGGCCGGCGTGCAGGCGCGATGGAAGCGCGAATAGGCGGTGTAGCCGACGTTGAACGCGCCGGCCAAACGCTGGCGGCGGTCTTCATCGGGCTCGTCCAGCGCGATGAGTTCGGCCATCTGGGCGCGCCAGTCCTCGGTGCCGGCATCGCAAAGCGGCTGCAGGAAATAGAGGCTGCCCATGATCTCGGCCAGCCGCTCCATCTGGCGCTGATAGGGCGGATCGATGGCGAGGGCCGGAGCGATGCCCAGGGCAAGCAGGAGGACGATGGCGAGGCGGATGCGCTTCATGGCCGATTGCTTATCACCCTTGCGCCAAAACTGCGAAGGCCCTCGCAAGCACGTCATCCAGGCGGCTGGTGGTGCGCAGGGCGATGAGCGCGGCCGGGTCCATCCATTGGTGGCCGGCCACCTCGTCGGAGGCGCGCAACTGGCCGGAGAAATCGCGCGTGGCAAAGACCGCCAGCCGGAAGGTGCCGTCGCGACCCAGCGCCTGCACCATGACCGGGCGCGGATTGCGGATGGTGAGGCCGACTTCCTCCGATATCTCGCGGATGGCGCATTGCTCGATGCTTTCGCCTGGCTCGATGCGGCCGCCGGGCAGGGTCCACAGGTGCTGATAGGGCGCGAAGGCGCGCTTGATCAGCAGCACCTTGCCGTCGCGGACAATGGCGACGCTGGCGGCATTGGGAACTTCGTCGGTCAATTGAGGCTCATTTGCGATTCGGTTGCTTGCAGACTACCTGTTGTTTGCTGATTCAGGAGTGCGATCATGTGCGGACGCTACGCTTCGACGCTGCCGCCCGAAATGATGGGGGAATTGTTCAAGCTATTCAATTCCATCGATCTGGTGCCGCGTTACAATATTGCGCCGACCCAGCCGGTGGCCGCCATCTGGGAAGCGCATGGCAGGCGCGAGGCACATTTCGCCCGCTGGGGGCTGGTGCCCGGCTGGGTGAAGGATCCGCGCGACTTTCCGCTGCTGGTCAATGCGCGTGTGGAGACCATGGCGGAAAAGCCGGCCTTTCGCGATGCACTCAAGCATGGCCGCTGCATCGTTCCGGCCAGCGGCTATTACGAGTGGCACACCAATCCGGACAAGTCCAAGCAGCCCTATTACATCACCATGGAGGACGACCGGCCCATGGCTTTGGCTGGGCTCTATACGAGCTGGATGGGTCCCAATGGCGAGGAAATCGACAGCGTGGCGACGATCACCGTGCCGGCCAATGAGCAATTGTCGGAAATCCATCACCGCATGCCGGCCATTCTCGAGGGCGAAGCGATCGAGGATTGGCTGAATGTGCGCGAGGTGCGGGCGCGCGAGGCCTGGCAGCTGGCACTGCCGCTGGAGGATGGCGCGCTGAAGTTCCATCCGGTCTCGACGCGGGTGAACTCGGCCCGGGACGACGATGCGGGGTTGATCGAGCGGGTAGCTGTGGTGAAACCAGAGCCGAAGCCAAAGGTCGCCGGGGGTGGGCAACTGGATTTGTTCTGAGGGGGCGCCGCAGCCTCGGACCACACCCTCCCCCTTGAGGGGAGGGTAGCGTCGCTCGGCCCAAAGGGGCCGTAGCAGAGCTGGGGAGGGGGTTGCTGATGCCCCAAAGGTCCGCGTTCGTGGAACCCGCGACACCCCCCACCCTGCTCGATTCAACGGACTTAGCAAACGCTAAGTCCTATCTCGCTTCCCTCCCCTCAAGGGGGAGGGTGGGGCCAGCGGGGTGGTCGCTACATGATGCCGAAATAGCCCAATGCGTCGCCCATGGCGTCTTCTTCCCAGCCCAGATGAGAGAGCAGGACCTTTTCGAGGGCGTGATA
This sequence is a window from Devosia ginsengisoli. Protein-coding genes within it:
- a CDS encoding NUDIX hydrolase; this translates as MTDEVPNAASVAIVRDGKVLLIKRAFAPYQHLWTLPGGRIEPGESIEQCAIREISEEVGLTIRNPRPVMVQALGRDGTFRLAVFATRDFSGQLRASDEVAGHQWMDPAALIALRTTSRLDDVLARAFAVLAQG
- a CDS encoding TIGR02301 family protein; this encodes MKRIRLAIVLLLALGIAPALAIDPPYQRQMERLAEIMGSLYFLQPLCDAGTEDWRAQMAELIALDEPDEDRRQRLAGAFNVGYTAYSRFHRACTPAAREALTRLLVEAETTARDIHTRFAE
- a CDS encoding SOS response-associated peptidase, which encodes MCGRYASTLPPEMMGELFKLFNSIDLVPRYNIAPTQPVAAIWEAHGRREAHFARWGLVPGWVKDPRDFPLLVNARVETMAEKPAFRDALKHGRCIVPASGYYEWHTNPDKSKQPYYITMEDDRPMALAGLYTSWMGPNGEEIDSVATITVPANEQLSEIHHRMPAILEGEAIEDWLNVREVRAREAWQLALPLEDGALKFHPVSTRVNSARDDDAGLIERVAVVKPEPKPKVAGGGQLDLF